Proteins co-encoded in one Ziziphus jujuba cultivar Dongzao chromosome 9, ASM3175591v1 genomic window:
- the LOC112491080 gene encoding uncharacterized protein LOC112491080, which yields MDPSLWAFLLSSPELPVPFPWERCYDTSTEILFYKNIMDGTILIDLRPRVNLGGGLFFDNSLWQELTGHFPINYHPNRYPGYNQLEDQNPPIILYSNCCGQLVYLIVPEFVQNCPLCGCFMFFLG from the exons ATGGATCCTTCTCTGTGGGCTTTCCTTCTCAGCAGCCCTGAACTTCCCGTCCCTTTTCCTTGGGAACGTTGCTATGATACCTCG ACTGAAATTCTGTTCTACAAGAACATAATGGATGGGACAATACTGATCGATCTGAGGCCGAGAGTGAACCTTGGAGGTGGACTTTTTTTCGATAACTCGCTCTGGCAAGAACTAACTGGTCACTTCCCCATTAATTATCATCCTAATCGCTACCCTGGCTACAATCAACTTGAAGATCAAAATCCTCCAATCATTCTCTACTCAAATTGCTGTGGACAACTTGTTTATCTGATTGTGCCTGAATTTGTCCAGAATTGTCCACTCTGTGGCTGCTTCATGTTCTTCCTGGGCTAG
- the LOC107427981 gene encoding uncharacterized protein LOC107427981: MGCAASVYAVGWKKKKLSIPEIMVFVPTMRIPVESDLQRPLKGVVPKDVVNRLSSIRNQIVLVAEDTGGSAISELRRALEEYLSILVGLTKTEHGLEGLVEFKWKNLEDGPQETSISNSWFELLSVLHLLAMLTLSEADSFMIPKDHSGSGIRTVSSDCKRDAVDLLLKASGYLEFCARDILACIPPDIKTRLPKDLQDGVLEAISIQALGQGTEIQLGLAVECQKATLSVKRRLACEQLTYFSQAYHCLSNCDTNHGHGKKHLWFIKWKFLEAKAAAYYYHGLIMDKGNEPSCHISAVCCFLAAEELLAESKKACLSFCLAAPVTRAPPLWGAMKHLHQKIPEVASRKSQMYGYLLEQEKVLQVLPELPQFQLSLEPDEYRLPEIDPTWESQKRENQGQTLKDQIKEFEDEDPIESQATECLNVPL, encoded by the exons atggggTGTGCTGCTTCTGTATATGCTGTTgggtggaagaagaagaagctgagTATCCCAGAAATCATGGTGTTTGTTCCTACAATGAGAATTCCAGTAGAATCTGATCTTCAAAGACCGCTTAAAGGGGTAGTTCCAAAAGATGTTGTCAATAGGTTGTCATCGATTCGCAACCAGATTGTGTTGGTGGCAGAGGACACTG GTGGATCTGCTATAAGTGAACTGCGGCGAGCTCTGGAAGAGTACTTGTCTATTCTGGTTGGACTTACCAAGACAG AGCATGGTCTTGAGGGATTGGTTGAATTCAAATGGAAAAACTTAGAAGATGGACCACAA GAAACCAGTATATCAAACTCCTGGTTTGAATTACTATCTGTGCTACACCTGCTCGCTATGCTGACACTTTCTGAGGCTGATTCGTTTATGATCCCCAAGGACCATTCTGGTTCAGGGATAAGGACTGTATCTTCAG ATTGCAAAAGGGACGCTGTGGATTTATTGCTTAAGGCATCAGGATACTTGGAATTTTGTGCAAGGGATATATTGGCTTGCATTCCACCAGATATTAA GACAAGGTTGCCAAAAGATTTGCAAGATGGTGTATTAGAGGCTATTTCCATTCAAGCTCTTGGCCAG GGAACAGAAATTCAGCTTGGTTTAGCTGTTGAATGTCAAAAAGCAACTTTATCGGTCAAAAGGAGGTTAGCATGTGAACAGCTGACCTACTTTAGCCAG GCTTATCACTGCTTATCGAACTGTGACACAAATCATGGTCATGGAAAAAAGCATCTATGGTTCatcaaatggaaatttcttgAAGCGAAG GCTGCAGCTTACTACTACCATGGCCTGATAATGGACAAGGGAAATGAACCATCCTGCCACATTAGCGCCGTGTGTTGTTTCCTTGCCGCAGAAGAACTTCTTGCAGAGAGCAAGAAGGCTTGCTTGAGTTTTTGCCTTGCAGCTCCAGTGACAAG AGCTCCCCCACTATGGGGTGCCATGAAGCATCTGCATCAGAAAATTCCTGAAGTGGCATCAAGGAAATCACAGATGTATGGCTACCTTTTAGAACAAGAAAA GGTTCTCCAAGTATTGCCTGAACTACCACAGTTCCAACTCTCTTTAGAACCTGATGAGTATAGATTGCCTGAAATTGATCCAACTTGGGAAagccaaaaaagagaaaaccaaGGCCAGACCTTAAAAGATCAAATCAAAGAATTTGAAGATGAGGATCCAATTGAATCACAGGCTACTGAGTGCTTGAATGTGCCCTTGTAA
- the LOC107427974 gene encoding uncharacterized protein LOC107427974 codes for MANQIPKPLIHGLLALFVLSTALGSSDVPFIVAHKKASLTRLKSGSERVSVSIDIYNQGPSTAYDVSLTDDNWPQTVFDVVSGNTSKSWERLDAGGFLSHSFELEAKAKGIFHSSQALITFRIPTKAALQEAYSTPILPLDVLADRPPEKKFEWVSVLTN; via the exons ATGGCGAATCAGATCCCGAAGCCTCTGATCCATGGGTTGCTAGCACTCTTCGTCTTGTCTACGGCGCTCGGCAGCTCCGACGTTCCGTTCATCGTCGCACACAAGAAGGCCTCCCTCACACGCCTCAAGTCCGGCTCCGAGCGAGTCTCTGTATCCATCGATATCTACAACCAAGGTCCTTC GACTGCATATGATGTAAGTTTGACTGATGATAACTGGCCTCAGACTGTCTTTGATGTTGTAAGTGGTAACACTTCAAAGTCATGGGAAAGGCTTGATGC TGGTGGTTTTCTGTCGCATTCTTTTGAACTGGAGGCCAAAGCCAAAGGAATCTTCCATAGTTCACAAGCTTTAATCACTTTTCGCATTCCCACAAAGGCAGCTTTACAG GAGGCATATTCAACTCCTATACTGCCTTTAGATGTTCTTGCAGATAGGCCTCCTGAAAAGAAGTTTGAGTGGGTAAGTGTCTTGACAAACTAG
- the LOC107427963 gene encoding GEM-like protein 5, whose protein sequence is MNTTNQESKPQYPSISSPAPHETNPLLQPLYPSVSSPSLKETNPFHNQTPMTTPSSSSSSHPKTQEEQVAASSSDPPPPASHENAEKLGTHIMGHPAIPTCHPDNKKAAFWGATGDEAHAFHYPYLQYSPVEKSSNSNSPLESILHVFNSWSNKAESMANNIWHNLKTGSSVSGAAWGKVNLGAKAISGGGFESLYKQSFATFPNENLKKTFACYLSTSTGPVAGTLYLSNIHVAFCSDRPLSFSAPSGQQTWSYYKVIIPLGNVGTVNPVVMRENQSEKYIQIVTIDGHDFWFMGFVNYDKASRHLTESISFSSSSSSTSTPNFVASVIAVQPVVHEKLKD, encoded by the exons ATGAACACCACCAACCAAGAATCAAAGCCTCAATACCCTTCCATTTCTTCCCCCGCACCCCATGAAACCAACCCCCTTTTACAACCTCTATACCCCTCAGTTTCTTCCCCTTCACTGAAAGAAACGAACCCATTTCATAACCAAACACCCATGACtactccatcatcatcatcctcatcacaCCCGAAAACCCAAGAAGAACAAGTTGCAGCATCAAGCTCAGATCCTCCTCCACCAGCAAGCCATGAAAATGCAGAGAAATTGGGGACCCACATAATGGGACATCCAGCAATCCCCACATGCCATCCGGACAACAAAAAGGCTGCCTTTTGGGGAGCCACAGGAGATGAAGCCCATGCCTTTCACTACCCCTATCTCCAGTACTCTCCAGTTGAAAAGTCTTCCAACTCCAACAGCCCATTGGAATCCATTCTCCACGTTTTCAATTCATGGAGCAACAAGGCCGAATCAATGGCCAATAACATCTGGCATAACT TGAAAACAGGGTCCTCTGTATCAGGAGCAGCTTGGGGTAAAGTGAACTTGGGAGCCAAAGCCATAAGTGGAGGTGGTTTTGAGTCTCTGTACAAACAGAGCTTCGCAACCTTTCCAAACGAGAATCTGAAGAAGACTTTCGCCTGCTACCTTTCAACTTCAACAGGACCAGTTGCTGGAACACTCTATCTCTCCAATATTCATGTTGCTTTCTGCAGTGATCGCCCTTTGTCATTCAGCGCACCTTCTGGGCAGCAAACATGGAGCTATTACAAGGTGATTATACCATTGGGAAACGTTGGCACTGTGAATCCGGTGGTGATGAGAGAAAACCAATCGGAGAAGTACATCCAGATTGTGACAATCGACGGCCATGATTTCTGGTTCATGGGTTTTGTAAACTATGACAAAGCTTCTAGGCATTTGACTGAAAGTATAtccttctcctcctcctcctcatcaACTAGTACTCCTAATTTTGTGGCTTCGGTAATTGCCGTCCAACCTGTGGTTCATGAAAAGCTCAAGGACTAA
- the LOC107427976 gene encoding CASP-like protein 1F2: MAQSEMGSKEKTSSFMVQVNSIGIPISDPPTPPPQRSVFLAQLILKISAIFFTLCSISVIITSNQSIILFGIQFEASYAYSSSLKFLFGANAVVCVFSVLSMISVYLLRRSGLKLRDHFFIFLHDMVMMVLMVSGCAAATAIGYVAKHGQEDMTWHSICGYVHKFCHKMIISMVFSYLTFFAYLALTIISAHGLAFPSPSTSTSGH; encoded by the exons ATGGCTCAGTCAGAAATGGGTAGTAAAGAGAAAACTAGCTCTTTCATGGTCCAAGTGAACTCCATAGGCATCCCAATCTCAGACCCACCAACACCACCACCACAGAGAAGCGTCTTCCTTGCTCAACTCATTCTCAAAATCTCAGCCATTTTCTTCACACTCTGTTCAATCTCTGTCATTATCACCAGCAACCAATCCATCATCTTGTTTGGGATCCAGTTCGAAGCAAGCTATGCCTACTCATCTTCTCTCAA gTTCTTGTTTGGGGCTAATGCTGTAGTGTGTGTTTTCTCTGTGCTTTCAATGATCTCCGTCTACCTCTTGAGGCGTTCAGGGTTAAAGTTGAGAGACCATTTCTTCATCTTCCTGCATGATATG GTGATGATGGTGTTGATGGTATCTGGGTGTGCGGCTGCGACGGCAATAGGATACGTGGCCAAGCATGGACAAGAAGACATGACATGGCATTCTATATGCGGTTATGTGCACAAGTTCTGCCACAAAATGATAATATCCATGGTCTTTTCTTACTTGACTTTCTTTGCTTATTTAGCTCTCACTATCATCTCTGCTCATGGACtcgcctttccttctccttctaCTTCTACTTCTGGTCATTGA
- the LOC107428010 gene encoding cysteine-rich and transmembrane domain-containing protein WIH2 — protein MSYQRVHEEPYPPPPPGYGSPYPPPPGYPPPPGPAPPPPGYPGYPPPPRPPPPYEGYQGYFAEGYPPPPPPPPGPPPPQFQHYHYEHHRDDDDGCSSFLRGCLAALCCCCVLEECCF, from the exons atgagttacCAGAGAGTCCACGAAGAACCCTATCCTCCACCTCCTCCAG gTTACGGATCTCCATACCCTCCACCGCCGGGATACCCACCCCCTCCGGGGCCGGCGCCACCGCCTCCGGGATATCCGGGATACCCACCACCGCCGCGTCCTCCTCCTCCGTACGAAGGGTACCAGGGTTATTTCGCCGAAGGATATCCACCAccgcctcctcctcctcctggACCTCCTCCGCCTCAATTCCAGCACTATCACTACGAGCACCACCGTGACGACGACGACGGTTGTTCCTCTTTCTTACGTGGCTG TTTGGCTGCTCTTTGCTGCTGTTGTGTTTTGGAGGAATGTTGCTTCTGA
- the LOC107427960 gene encoding protein AUXIN SIGNALING F-BOX 2, producing the protein MNYFPDEVVEHVFDYVSSHRDRNALSLVCKSWYRLERFSRQRVFIGNCYAISPERTIARFPGLKSLTLKGKPHFADFNMVPNDWGGYVYPWIDALAKSRVGLEELRLKRMVVSDESMELLSRAFVNFKSLVLVSCEGFTTDGLAAIAANCRFLRELDLQENEIDDYSGQWLNCFPDNCTSLVSLNFACLKGDVNLAALERLVARSPNLKFLRLNRSVHFDALQNILTRAPQLVDLGIGSCIRDPDSVVFYKLKAAILKCKSIKSLSGFLDVVPDVAQRCLPAIYPICSNLTSLNLSYAPWIHGKELKKLIRHCAKLKRLWILDCIGDKGLAVVASTCKELQELRVFLSDPGYAAVTEEGLVAISFGCPKLNSLLYFCQQMTNAALITVAKNCPNFIRFRLCTLDPVIPDPVTGQPLDEGFGAIVQACKNLRRLSLSGLLTDQVFLYIGMYAEQLEMLSIAFAGDSDKGMLYVLNGCKKLRKLEIRDSPFGNGALLNDVGKYETMRSLWMSSCEVTLGGCKRVAKMKPMLNVEIINDHDQTESCPDDEQKVEKMYLYRTLVGPRNDAPDFVWTLGAS; encoded by the exons ATGAACTATTTCCCAGACGAGGTAGTAGAGCATGTGTTCGACTACGTGTCGTCGCACAGAGACCGAAACGCGTTGTCGTTGGTGTGCAAGTCGTGGTACAGGCTAGAGAGGTTTAGCAGGCAGAGAGTTTTCATAGGGAATTGCTACGCGATCAGTCCCGAGAGGACGATCGCTAGGTTTCCTGGGCTAAAGTCCCTGACTTTGAAGGGAAAGCCTCATTTTGCGGACTTCAATATGGTCCCCAATGATTGGGGAGGCTATGTGTATCCATGGATTGATGCTCTTGCCAAGAGTCGTGTTGGGTTGGAGGAGCTGAGATTGAAGCGAATGGTGGTATCCGATGAGAGCATGGAGTTGCTTTCCCGGGCCTTTGTCAACTTCAAGTCCTTGGTTCTCGTTAGCTGTGAAGGGTTTACTACAGATGGCCTTGCTGCCATAGCTGCCAATTGTAG gTTTCTTAGGGAGCTGGATCTTCAAGAAAATGAAATAGATGATTATAGTGGCCAGTGGCTTAACTGCTTTCCTGACAACTGCACATCGCTTGTATCCCTGAATTTTGCATGCCTTAAGGGAGATGTTAACTTAGCAGCTCTAGAGAGACTCGTTGCAAGATCTCCGAATCTCAAATTTTTGAGGTTGAACCGCTCTGTGCATTTCGACGCACTCCAAAACATATTGACTAGAGCTCCTCAACTAGTGGACTTGGGTATCGGGTCTTGCATCCGAGATCCTGATTCTGTTGTCTTCTACAAACTAAAGGCTGCAATTCTAAAATGTAAATCAATTAAGAGCTTGTCAGGGTTTTTAGACGTCGTGCCGGATGTTGCACAAAGGTGCCTGCCAGCTATATACCCTATTTGCTCGAACCTCACATCCTTGAACCTCAGCTATGCACCATGGATTCATGGTAAGGAGCTGAAAAAGTTAATCCGACACTGTGCAAAACTTAAGCGCTTATGG ATACTGGATTGTATTGGAGATAAAGGACTTGCAGTTGTAGCGTCTACTTGTAAAGAATTGCAGGAGTTGAGAGTTTTCCTATCTGATCCTGGTTATGCTGCTGTAACAGAAGAAGGCCTTGTTGCTATATCATTTGGTTGCCCAAAGCTCAATTCCTTGCTATATTTTTGCCAGCAGATGACCAATGCTGCGCTCATTACTGTGGCCAAGAATTGCCCTAATTTTATCCGCTTCAGGTTATGCACCCTTGACCCTGTAATACCTGACCCTGTGACAGGACAGCCATTGGATGAAGGTTTTGGTGCAATTGTTCAGGCATGCAAAAACCTTAGGCGGTTGTCACTCTCTGGCCTTTTGACAGACCAGGTGTTCCTCTACATTGGAATGTATGCGGAGCAGCTCGAGATGCTTTCTATTGCATTTGCTGGGGACAGTGACAAGGGAATGCTATATGTCTTGAATGGATGCAAGAAGCTTCGTAAGCTTGAGATCAGGGACAGCCCCTTTGGTAATGGGGCACTTCTAAACGACGTGGGAAAGTATGAAACAATGCGATCCCTTTGGATGTCGTCCTGTGAAGTTACCCTCGGAGGCTGCAAGAGAGTTGCAAAGATGAAGCCAATGCTAAATGTGGAGATAATAAATGACCATGATCAGACAGAAAGTTGCCCTGACGATGAGCAGAAAGTAGAGAAGATGTACCTATATCGGACCCTAGTAGGTCCAAGGAATGATGCACCTGACTTTGTGTGGACTTTAGGTGCATCGTGA